A window of Thermus filiformis genomic DNA:
GGGCGGGGTATACTTTTCGCATGTTGAGGGACGAGGAAGTCTTCGCGCTCATCGCCCTGGAGGAGAAGCGCCAGCGGGAGGGCCTCGAGCTCATCGCCAGCGAGAACTTCGTGTCCAAGCAGGTGCGGGAGGCAGTGGGAAGCGTCCTCACCAACAAGTACGCCGAGGGCTACCCGGGGGCCCGGTACTACGGGGGGTGCGAGGTCATAGACCGGGTGGAGTCGTTGGCCATAGAGCGGGCCAAGCGGCTCTTCGGGGCGGAGTGGGCCAACGTCCAGCCCCACTCCGGCTCCCAGGCCAACATGGCCGTCTACATGGCCCTGATGGAGCCCGGGGACACCCTCATGGGCATGGACCTGGCCGCCGGGGGGCACCTCACCCACGGCGCCCGGGTGAACTTTTCCGGGAAGCTCTACAAGGTGGTGTCCTACGGGGTGGACCCCGAGACGGAGCGGATAGACCTGGACCAGGTGCGCCGCCTGGCCCGGGAGCACCCGCCCAAGGTGATCGTGGCCGGGGCCAGCGCCTACCCTAGGCTTTGGGACTTCCAGGCCTTCCGGGAGATCGCCGACGAGGTGGGGGCCTACCTGGTGGTGGACATGGCCCACTTCGCCGGGCTGGTGGCGGCGGGCCTCCACCCGAGCCCCCTCCCCTACGCCCACGCGGTGACCAGCACCACCCACAAGACCCTGAGGGGCCCGAGGGGCGGGCTCATCCTTTCCAACGACCCGG
This region includes:
- the glyA gene encoding serine hydroxymethyltransferase, whose product is MLRDEEVFALIALEEKRQREGLELIASENFVSKQVREAVGSVLTNKYAEGYPGARYYGGCEVIDRVESLAIERAKRLFGAEWANVQPHSGSQANMAVYMALMEPGDTLMGMDLAAGGHLTHGARVNFSGKLYKVVSYGVDPETERIDLDQVRRLAREHPPKVIVAGASAYPRLWDFQAFREIADEVGAYLVVDMAHFAGLVAAGLHPSPLPYAHAVTSTTHKTLRGPRGGLILSNDPELGKKIDKLLFPGIQGGPLEHVIAGKAVAFFEALQPEFREYSLRVVENAKRLAEELAQRGYRIVTGGTDNHLFLVDLRPKGLTGKEAEERLDAVGITVNKNAIPFDPAPPRVTSGIRIGTPAITTRGFTPEEMPLVARLIDRALTEGPSEALREEVRRLALDHPMP